Genomic segment of Psychrobacter sanguinis:
GGCTAAATGCTTTGGGTTATCAAATTTGCTACCATCTGATAGATTGAGTAAGTGACTAATACCTAAGTCAATGCCAACCGTTAATCTAGGTTCAATGGTCGTAGGCGTTGGCAATATATCAGCTTTATCAACCAGTACGCTTGCATAGTATTTGCCTGTGGCGGTTTTACTAATAGTAACGGTTTTGATATTACCAACAAATTCACGGCTAAATACGGTTTTGATGCCTTTTATTTTAGGTAGATTGATAATACCTTGCTCAAAGTTTACGGTGCAATGTTGAGGGCATTGATAACTACGCTGTGGGATTTTTTTAGATTTGAACCGTGGAAACTTGGCATGACCTTTGAAGAAGTTAGTAAAAGCGGTATAGACATTTAGTAAGGCATTTAGTAGTGATTGGCTATTGACCTCGTTTAGCCATGCAAACTGAGCTTTCTTTTTCTTTTTTACTAAATGGCTTTGGATTTTGCTACGTGATAATGATTTGCCAAACATAGCATAGTAGCGTTTTTGCAATGCCAACGCCCAATTGAACACAAACCGACTACAGCCAAAATGCTTTTCGATTAGCACTCGCTGCTCACTGTTTGGGTAAATTCTGTATTTATAGGCTTTAAGCATGGTTTGTCAGTCAACTTGAATATAGGTATAACTTAGCATTATTTGCATTTAGCATCAATTATCAGCAATAAACCTAAATACTTAGAATAGGTCGCCCGTGCTTACATCTCCACCTAAATCAAAGATTATAGGTGGAGAATTACGCACGATAAGTTAAAAAAGCCCAAGGTAATTACCTTGAGCTTTTTATTAGGAAAAAATCTGTCAGTTATTAATAAACTAGCACTTATTAGTAAAAGAACGCGCTTAAACTAGTCATCGCTTTCGATAATTTTGCGTGCCCCTTTCTCTTGGGTAAGCTGATCGGCAGAGATAGTTTGAGTGAGTGGTTTGATAGGCCAGCGCATAGTAAACCGTGCCCCACCTAGCTTAGGACTCTCGTCCACCGACATTGTACCGTTAAACCAGAAAGCAATTCTTGATACGAT
This window contains:
- a CDS encoding transposase; translation: MLKAYKYRIYPNSEQRVLIEKHFGCSRFVFNWALALQKRYYAMFGKSLSRSKIQSHLVKKKKKAQFAWLNEVNSQSLLNALLNVYTAFTNFFKGHAKFPRFKSKKIPQRSYQCPQHCTVNFEQGIINLPKIKGIKTVFSREFVGNIKTVTISKTATGKYYASVLVDKADILPTPTTIEPRLTVGIDLGISHLLNLSDGSKFDNPKHLAKAGKRLAIQQKIFARKQKQSKNYQKQKLAVARIHEKVRNARLDLHHKITHSLICENQATSYAIEDLGVKNMVKNRKLAKAINDVGWGQFITLLTYKANWYGKNILKVSRFFASSKICSHCHHKLDTLPLSVRNWTCPSCQTQHDRDTNAASNIRSQALADVAGRATV